Below is a window of Myroides profundi DNA.
TTTTTGAAGACTCTTGAAAGCGTTGTTTAATATCCATGCTCTATTCGTTTTCTGGTGTTGGGTTAGCCCTTCTTTCTTCGTTAATAGCCTCTAGCATTTCAGCTTCACCTTCTTCTTGTGGCAACTTTGCTTTGACAATGTTCTCATCCATCTGAGCTAGAAGTAGTCTTAGCGCAGTGTTGGTATGTTTCAGGTTTTGATCTAACTTTTCTATACTTATCGGAGTCACTTCTAAGAACATATTTAAGTTGTTTAGAGAAGTTTGTAGAAGTGCCACTCTAGCTTTGATGTCAGGCAAGTCTAGTTCCTGAGGATACTGTTGGTAAGTCAGACTTTGTAGTAATTCTGTTATTCTATTAGCACTCTTCTGAAAAGCCCCTATAGTAGATACAGGTTTTAACTTTACCTCTTGTGCAAACTCTTGCCAAGGTTTCCACTCTTTTAGGATAACGTCTAACTCTGCAGAAGCAGCCGGAATACGTAGATTCCAGTTCTTCGTTAGATAGTCATACACACTATCATTGTGTTGCGCTATTTTTAATTCTTGTTCTTTCACGAACTTCTCTTCGTCTTTACACGAGAATGATACGATAGATACGAAGAATAAAAGAGGTAGAAGTATATATAAATTGCTTTTCATTGTTCTTATGATTTAGAGGTCAAATTTACAAAGTTCTCAGCTATTTTATACCACTTAGATTGTCAGATTGTTATATAAGTTATAAAGTTATGGGAATGTTGGTGGTGAAAATTGATTTGTAATGGGACTTAAACTATATTTGTGTACTTTTTAAATACACAAACAATGGGAACCAAAATTCTTATAATCGGAGCTTGCGGACAGATAGGTTCTGAGCTAACGCTTAAATTAAGAGATGTTTATGGAAGTGAGAATGTTATCGCTTCTGATATTAGAGAAGGAAATGAAGCTCTTATGAGTTCGGGACCTTTCGAGACATTAAATGCTATGGAGTTTGACGCTGTTGCGGCAGTTATAGAAAAACATCAAGTAGAGGAAGTATATTTAATGGCTGCATTGTTATCAGCAACTGCAGAGAAAAATCCAGCTTTTGCTTGGGATTTAAATATGAACTCGTTGTTCCACGTATTAAACCTTGCTAAAGAAGGTAAAATTAAAAAGATATTCTGGCCATCATCAATAGCTGTTTTTGGACCTACTACACCTAGACATAACACACCTCAGTATACTGTGATGGAGCCAAGTACAGTATATGGTATTTCTAAGCAGACAGGAGAGCGCTGGTGTGAGTACTACTATAACAAATTTGGAGTAGATGTACGCAGTATCCGTTACCCTGGGTTAATCTCTTGGACTACACCTCCAGGTGGTGGTACTACAGATTACGCAGTAGATATTTTCTATAAGGCGATCGAGGATAAGCACTATGACTGTTTCTTATCTGAGGGGTCAGCACTTCCGATGATGTATATGGAAGACGCTCTGAATGCGACTGTAGGTATTATGCAAGCGAAGAAAGAAGATGTGAAGATTCGTTCTTCTTATAACTTAGGAGGTATCTCATTCACGCCAGAAGAGATAGCAGCTGAGATCACGAAGCATATCCCTGACTTTACGATAGAATATAATCCAG
It encodes the following:
- a CDS encoding NAD-dependent epimerase/dehydratase family protein, whose amino-acid sequence is MGTKILIIGACGQIGSELTLKLRDVYGSENVIASDIREGNEALMSSGPFETLNAMEFDAVAAVIEKHQVEEVYLMAALLSATAEKNPAFAWDLNMNSLFHVLNLAKEGKIKKIFWPSSIAVFGPTTPRHNTPQYTVMEPSTVYGISKQTGERWCEYYYNKFGVDVRSIRYPGLISWTTPPGGGTTDYAVDIFYKAIEDKHYDCFLSEGSALPMMYMEDALNATVGIMQAKKEDVKIRSSYNLGGISFTPEEIAAEITKHIPDFTIEYNPDFRQAIADSWPASIDDTSAQQDWGWNHKYDLSSMTEVMLENLTRELKK